The Streptomyces sp. NBC_00576 genome contains the following window.
GCTCGCCTTCCTCGCGGACGAGGAGGCGGGCGGTACGTGGGGCGCGCGGCACCTCGTCGACCGGCACCCGGATCTGTTCGAGGGCGTGACCGAGGCGATCGGCGAGGTCGGCGGGTTCTCCTTCACCGTCAACGAGAACCTGCGGCTGTATCTCGTCGAGACGGCCCAGAAGGGCATGCACTGGATGAAGCTGACCGTCGACGGCACCGCCGGACACGGTTCGATGATCCACAAGGACAACGCGATCACCGAACTGTCGGAGGCCGTCGGCCGCCTCGGCCGGCACAAGTTCCCCGTCCGGGTGACCAAGACGCTCCGCCACTTCCTCGACGAACTCGGCGACGCGCTGGGCACCGAGCTGGACCCCGAGAACATGGACGCGACGCTCGCCAAGCTCGGCGGTATCGCCAAGCTGATCGGCGCCTCGCTGCAGAACACCGCCAACCCGACCCAGCTGGGCGCCGGTTACAAGGTCAACGTCATTCCGGGGCAGGCCACCGCGCACGTCGACGCGCGTTACCTGCCGGGCTACGAGGAGGAGTTCCTCGCCGACCTGGACCGCATCCTCGGCCCGAACGTGAAGCGCGAGGACGTGCACGCCGACAAGGCGCTGGAGACCTCCTTCGACGGGGCGCTCGTGGACGCCATGCAGACCGCGCTGGTCGCCGAGGACCCGATCGCCCGGGCCGTGCCCTACATGCTCTCGGCCGGCACCGACGCCAAGTCCTTCGCGGATCTCGGTATTCGCTGCTTCGGCTTCGCGCCGCTGAAGCTGCCGCCGGAGCTGGACTTCGCGGGCATGTTCCACGGTGTTGACGAACGGGTGCCGGTCGACGCGCTGAAGTTCGGGGTGCGGGTACTCGACCGCTTCATCGAGGCATCCTGAATCCGCGGTAGGCCGGTGTTCCTGGGGTCCGACCGGCGTCCCAAGGCCCGTGAATACGCCCGGAATTACCCGATTGAACGACACTCCAACAATCGTCCGCACGTGCGTGGCTGACTGAGAAGAGTGAATGCGCTCATAGGGTCGTAGCCCTAATGCCCCCTCCTCGTTATTGGTGATGCGGTCCGCTACTCGGGATCGCATTGCCTACAAGGAGGAATAATGATCAAGAAGGTCGTCGCCGCTGCGGCTGCCACTGGTGGTCTGGTTCTCGCGGGTGCGGGCCTGGCCGTCGCCGATGCGGGTGCCCAGGGTGCTGCCGTGCACTCCCCGGGTGTCCTGTCCGGCAACGTTGTTCAGGTTCCCGTTCACATCCCGGTGAACGTCTGCGGCAACACGATCTCCGTGATCGGGCTGCTGAACCCCGCCTTCGGCAACACCTGCGTCAACAACTGATGCTGCGCCTCGCTTTGTGAGGTTCTGACTCCCAAGTGAGTCTGAGCCTG
Protein-coding sequences here:
- a CDS encoding M20/M25/M40 family metallo-hydrolase, with product MSGTGRTEDTAKGVTGEDEVVDLCRELIQIDTSNFGDHSGPGERKAAEYVAEKLAEVGLEPQIFESHKGRASTVARIEGEDRSRPALLIHGHTDVVPANAADWTHHPFSGEIADGCVWGRGAVDMKDMDAMTLAVVRDRLRTGRKPPRDIVLAFLADEEAGGTWGARHLVDRHPDLFEGVTEAIGEVGGFSFTVNENLRLYLVETAQKGMHWMKLTVDGTAGHGSMIHKDNAITELSEAVGRLGRHKFPVRVTKTLRHFLDELGDALGTELDPENMDATLAKLGGIAKLIGASLQNTANPTQLGAGYKVNVIPGQATAHVDARYLPGYEEEFLADLDRILGPNVKREDVHADKALETSFDGALVDAMQTALVAEDPIARAVPYMLSAGTDAKSFADLGIRCFGFAPLKLPPELDFAGMFHGVDERVPVDALKFGVRVLDRFIEAS
- the chpH gene encoding chaplin ChpH — its product is MIKKVVAAAAATGGLVLAGAGLAVADAGAQGAAVHSPGVLSGNVVQVPVHIPVNVCGNTISVIGLLNPAFGNTCVNN